Proteins encoded in a region of the Anopheles ziemanni chromosome 2, idAnoZiCoDA_A2_x.2, whole genome shotgun sequence genome:
- the LOC131292803 gene encoding equilibrative nucleoside transporter 2-like, with product MDYATNSRPLLQDTDDRETDSDAFLDNAYAGSINASSSNIPDAAREHATETRIVGSGQQLRVAPSDKYNYTYLVFYLMGMTTMVPWNFFVTAEDYWQYKFRNVTTNNTSQLTPRQLEFQSDLSIAASVPGVIFLILNASVGHKIPLHFRMIGSLVMMLLIMIGTTALVRVNTDQWQDEFFHLTMLTVVVINSFSAILTGGLFGIAGQFSANYMTAAVSGQALGGIFSALANIITLIYASNPSTTAFVFFTVGCLVLLFSLVAYIVMSRTLFFKYYSCTKTLMKSSLEADPAARDLCPRAEPRVFTILGKIWLYGFVEWLIFVTTLSIYPAVTVLVGSQNHGRPWNDVYFLPVVNYLLFNTGDYLGRVFAGMFEWPWNNPILIGVLTIARIAFVPAMLLCNITQHHNFPVLIHSDYMFIVLMAAFALSNGYLANIALIGAPRVVEAHEKEMASSMMAAFLGIGLACGSAISLMIIEMIK from the exons ATGGATTATGCAACGAACTCCCGGCCCCTGCTGCAGGACACCGACGATCGGGAAACGGACAGCGACGCGTTCCTGGACAATGCCTATGCGGGCTCTATCAACGCCTCCAGCAGCAACATTCCCGACGCTGCGAGAGAGCACGCCACGGAGACGCGCATCGTCGGATCCGGCCAACAGCTTCGAGTTGCCCCGTCCGACAAGTATAACTATACCTACTTAGTATTCTACCTGATGGGCATGACGACGATGGTACCATGGAACTTTTTCGTTACGGCCGAAGACTACTGGCAGTATAAGTTCCGGAATGTGACCACGAACAACACGTCCCAGTTGACGCCGCGTCAGTTGGAGTTTCAGTCGGACTTGAGTATAGCCGCGTCGGTGCCGGGAGTGATCTTTCTCATTCTGAACGCTTCCGTCGGCCACAAGATACCTTTGCATTTCCGGATGATTGGATCCCTTGTCATGATGCTACTCATCATGATCGGCACGACCGCTCTGGTGCGCGTCAATACCGACCAGTGGCAAGATGAATTCTTCCACCTTACGATGCTGACTGTCGTCGTCATTAACA GTTTCTCGGCCATCCTCACCGGAGGTCTGTTCGGTATTGCCGGTCAGTTTAGTGCCAACTACATGACGGCCGCCGTAAGCGGCCAAGCGCTGGGTGGCATCTTTTCCGCCCTTGCCAACATCATAACCCTCATCTACGCCTCAAATCCCTCCACGAcggcgtttgttttcttcaccgtCGGATGTCTGGTGCTGCTGTTCTCCCTCGTGGCCTACATCGTCATGTCACGGACGTTGTTTTTCAAGTATTACAGCTGCACGAAGACGCTCATGAAGAGCTCGCTGGAGGCCGATCCGGCCGCGAGGGATCTTTGTCCACGCGCGGAACCACGCGTTTTTACCATACTAGGGAAGATCTGGCTCTATGGATTCGTCGAATGGCTGATCTTCGTTACGACCCTATCGATCTATCCGGCCGTCACGGTGCTCGTCGGGTCGCAGAACCATGGGCGACCGTGGAATGACGTGTATTTCCTGCCTGTCGTAAACTATCTGCTGTTCAACACCGGCGACTATCTTGGGCGAGTTTTTGCCGGAATGTTCGAGTGg CCCTGGAACAATCCCATCCTGATCGGTGTACTTACGATCGCCCGGATAGCCTTCGTGCCGGCGATGCTGCTGTGTAACATTACGCAGCACCACAACTTCCCGGTGCTCATCCATTCCGACTACATGTTCATCGTGCTGATGGCCGCGTTCGCCCTGTCGAACGGGTACCTCGCAAACATCGCCCTGATCGGGGCCCCGCGAGTCGTCGAGGCGCACGAGAAGGAGATGGCCTCGTCGATGATGGCCGCATTCCTCGGTATCGGACTGGCGTGCGGGTCCGCCATCAGTCTGATGATAATCGAAATGATCAAGTGA
- the LOC131293020 gene encoding microfibril-associated glycoprotein 4-like, whose product MEHAAITRDELLQSKLVKLEQTINVTDDTLKEAIRHTEFKLLSTLEALKNDLIGKLDNLQQKQQANHAGLVGDMQKFLDLQADFIKNYTNQVTIPASCKEVPTKVSGKYTIQLEPHQHIPVYCEQGVFGGGWIVFQYRFNGSVDFFRNWVEYRNGFGSLDGEFWLGLEFVYRLTSSRKYELMIELKDRRGNYGYANYDEFKIGSETELYSLKKLGTYDGTAQDSLSTYKGMKFSTKDQDNDNSENHCAIRHGGAWWYRSCTSSNLNGLYTNEPFIRSRGMFWYSFKNDERDLVLTRMMIREVN is encoded by the coding sequence ATGGAACATGCTGCCATAACGCGAGATGAACTTCTTCAAAGCAAACTGGTCAAATTAGAGCAAACTATCAACGTCACGGACGATACCTTGAAGGAGGCGATAAGACACACTGAATTCAAGCTTCTGAGTACACTGGAGGCCCTGAAGAACGACCTGATCGGTAAACTGGATAACCTTCAGCAGAAACAGCAAGCAAACCACGCCGGGCTGGTAGGTGACATGCAAAAGTTCCTCGATCTGCAAGCAGACTTCATTAAAAACTATACCAACCAAGTAACGATTCCTGCGTCGTGCAAAGAAGTGCCAACAAAAGTGTCCGGTAAATATACGATCCAACTCGAGCCCCATCAGCACATACCTGTGTACTGTGAGCAGGGTGTATTTGGAGGTGGCTGGATTGTATTCCAATACAGGTTCAATGGATCGGTGGACTTTTTTAGAAACTGGGTTGAATATCGCAATGGCTTCGGCAGCCTTGACGGAGAGTTTTGGCTTGGACTTGAATTTGTTTACAGGCTTACTTCATCGCGAAAATACGAATTAATGATCGAGCTAAAAGATCGCCGGGGAAACTATGGATACGCTAACTACGACGAGTTCAAGATAGGCAGCGAGACTGAATTGTACAGCTTGAAAAAGTTAGGGACGTACGATGGAACGGCACAAGATTCACTTTCAACCTACAAAGGTATGAAATTTAGTACGAAGGATCAGGACAATGATAATAGCGAAAATCATTGTGCCATCAGACACGGCGGTGCCTGGTGGTATCGTAGTTGCACTAGTTCAAATCTCAACGGGCTTTACACGAACGAACCGTTCATTAGATCGAGAGGAATGTTTTGGTATAGTTTTAAAAACGACGAGCGTGATTTGGTACTTACAAGGATGATGATCCGGGAagtcaattaa